Part of the Mycolicibacterium mageritense genome is shown below.
TTCGGGAGTGTCGGTCAGCGTGACGGTCTTGCCGTCGTCGGAGAGCACCTGCCCACCTGCGCTGGCCAGCAGCGTGTTGAACCACACCACCAGGCCCTCGTACTGCTTGGCCTGAACGGCAATCCAACTGGGCTTGCCCGCCGCGTGCAGCCGGGTCGCCTCGGCCACCATGCCGTCCCAGGTACCGGGCGGTTCCTCCATCAGATCGGCCCGGTACCAAAGCAATTGGGTGTTGGTGGTGATCGGTGCGGCGTAGAGCTTGTCCTGCCACCGCGCGGTCTCCAGCGGCCCGGGCAGCGTGTTGGACTCCGCATCGGCCTCGGCCAGGCCCGCTGGATCGTCCGAAAGCGGCAGCGCCCAGCCTGCCTCGGCGAACTCGGCGGTCCACACCACGTCCAACGCCATCACGTCGAGCGTCTTGTCGTTGCCGGTCAGCCTGCGGGCCAGCTGCAGGCGTTGATCGTCAGCGCCTTTCGGCAGACTCACCTGCCTGATGGTGAACCGCCCGCCGAGTTCCTCGTTGCACCGGTTCGCGACGGCGGTAAAGGTCGCCATCTCGTTTGCCGGCGTGTAGTAGTTGATGACGATCCCGTTGGTCTGCGATCCGCACGCCGACACCATCGTGGCCGTCGTCAGCGCGGCCACTGCCGCAGCACATAGCCGCCGAGCCAGCACCGCTCTGCCTCCCGTCCACGTCCGTCGGGCGGGAACCGCCCGCGCGCAAACCGTAGAGGCAAATGTGCGTGATATGCAACACTTTCGATGCACACGCGTCGCAATCGTGACCTGCGCAACTTTGCCGCACGGTCACGACACGACGGTTACGGGACTCAGATCGTCAAGCGCGCCAGCAGATCCCGCCCCTGTTCGGCACCCTGCGGATCGCACAGCACGTCGTAGCGGCCCGCGACCAGTTGCATGGTCGAACTGAAATCTCTTGTGCCGCGTGCCATCGCGTAAGGGATCGCCGAGGTGATCAATCCGAAGAACACACCGGCGACCAGACCGGTGAGCAGAGCGCTCCACGGGTTGGGGCTGAAGAACCCGAGGATCAGGCCGATGAACAGACCCAGCCAGGCGCCTGACAGCACACCACCGCCGAGCACCTTCGGCCAGCTCAACCGTCCGGTGACCCGCTCGACCTGCATCAGGTCGACGCCCACGATCGTGACCTGCTGGACCGGGAACTGTTGGTCGGACAGATAATCAACCGCGCGCTGGGCTTCGGCGTAGGTGGGGTACGAGCCGATGGGCCAACCCTTCGGCGGCGTCGGCAACGCACCGCGCATCGGGGCGCCGGCCGCGGCGCCAGGGGCCTGCCCGGGCTGGAATGGGCTCGTCATCGCGCTTCACTCTCCTCTGTGCACCGCCTCGGTGTGCGGATGCTTTCATTACAGCAACGTCCCGCCGCCGGAATTCGTGCCTCATTTCGATGACCCGCGTATTCCGTACCGTGCGCTAGGTTTGTCAGCATGACAAATCCGGACGGGTACTCGGGCGACCAGCCGGCATCCGAAGCCGGTGCCGGGCCGTCAGAACCGTCGTCAAGCGGCTACGAAGCACCTCCCATCGAGCAGTCTCAGGATCAACCGCAGACGGCGCAAACGCAACCGTCATACGACACGCCGCCGGCCTCGGAGCCACCGCCGACGTATTCGGCCGGATCGGACTACTCGCCGCCGAGCGATTACTCCGTGCCCCCGGCGTATCAGACCCCGTACTCGGCCGAGCCGCCGACTCCGCCGACGGGATATGCGCCACCGGGCGGCTATCCCCCACCGCCCGCACCGGGCGCGTACCCACCGCCTCCGCCTGCGGGCGCCTACCCGCCTCCCCCGGGCAGCTATCCGCCGCCTCCCGCGGGTTATCCACCGCCGCCCGCCCCGGGCTACGGCGGCTACCCGGGCGCATACCCGACCGGCTACGACATGGCACCCAGCAATCCGAACAACGGCATGGCCATCGGATCGCTCGTGGCGTCGGTGCTCGGTGTGCCGTTCATGTTCTTCTGCTTCAGCGGCTTCGTACCCGCACTGGTGGGCGTCGTGCTGGGCATCGTTGCCTTGAACCAGATCAAGACCACCGGCCAGTCAGGTCGGGGCCTTGCGATCGCCGGTATCGCGGTGGGCGCGGTGATCCTGCTGCTCGGCCTGATAATCCTCGGGTTCGTCGTGCTGTCGGCGTCCACGTCGTCACCGACGTACTGACGTGACCACGCCGCCCGAGGAACCGGCACCGCGATTCGGCGGTGTCGAATACCCAGCGCTCGAACACGCCCATCCGGCGGATCCGCTTGCGCCCGTGGATTATCCGGCCAGTGCGGGACTACCACCGCCGGTGTATCCGGCCGCGCCGGGCTACCCGGGCGCGGGGTATCCGCCGGCCCAGCCCGGTTATCCCTATGCGCCTGCCCAGCCGTACGGGCCGTACCGGCAGCAGCCGCCTCCCGGCACCAGCGGCATGGCGATCGCCGCGCTGGTGTGCTCGGTGCTCGGCTTCCTGTCGTGCCTGACCGGCACGGTCGGCCTGGTGCTCGGCATCATCGCCATGCGCGAGACCAAGCGCACCGGGCAGCAGGGCTACGGCATGGCGCTGGCGGCCACCATCATCGGTGGGTTGCTGACCGCGCTGCTCGTCCTCTTCCTGTTGGCCGGCGTGATCTCGGGCTTGTCGAGCGCCTAGCGATCCCCCGGCGGCTCGAACCGCGGGGCCTGCCGAGTCATCCCCGCTGCGCGGCCCTTCGCCGCAACGACAAGGGCCATCTTGCGGCTCGCCTCGTCGATCATCTCGTCACCGAGCATGACCGCTCCCCTCGCACCTCCGGCGCCCGACGTGTGCCACTCGTAGGCCTCCAGGATCAGCTCTGCGTGATCGTAATCGGCCTGGCGCGGGCTGAAGATCTCGTTGCCCGCGACGATCTGGTCGGGATGCAGAACCCACTTGCCGTCGTATCCCAGGGCCGCCGACCGGCCGGCCACCCGCCGGAAACCGTCGACGTCGCGGACCTTCACATACGGACCGTCGATCGCGTTGACGCCCCGACTCCGCGCGGCGACCAGGATGCGCATGAGCACATGGTGGTGCGCGTCGCCGAGGTCGTAGCCCTCGGGCTGCCCGCCGACTTCGAGGGTTCGCATGTTGAGGCTGGCCGCCATGTCGCCGGGGCCGAGCACGAGCGCCTGCACGCGCGGTCCAGCAGCGATCGCGTCGACGTTGGTGAGGCCCCGCGCATCCTCGATCTGCGGTTCTATGCCGATGCGGCCCACGGGCAGACCGTGCGTCGTCTCCAATTGCGTGAGCAACAGATCCAGCGCCTGCACGTGCGCCACCTCGGTGACCTTCGGCAGCACGATGAGGTCGAGCGACGCGCCGGCTTTCGAAACCACCTCGATGACGTCGGCATAGGTCCACGGCGTGGTCCAGTCGTTGACCCGCACACCCCGCAGCTGTCCCGCCCAGCCGTCGCAGGCCAGCGCCTCGGCGACCTGGCTACGCGCGTGCGCCTTGGCGTCGGGCGCCACGGCGTCCTCGAGGTCGAGGAACACCTCGTCGGCGGGCAGACCCTTGGCTTTCTCGATCATCCTCGGGTTGCTGCCCGGGACGGAGAGGCAGGTTCTCCGGGGTCGATACGTGTTGTCCACGAACACACTCTCTACCCTTTGACTCATGGCGGCGGTCAACAGGGTCTACGCGGCCCGGCTCGCAGGGATGGTGGTGCTGGGCCCCGACGGGGAGTCCATCGGCCGCGTGCGTGACGTGGTGATCAGCATCAGCATCGTCCGCCACCAGCCGAGAGTGCTCGGGTTGGTCGTTGAATTGCTCACGCGGAGAAGGATTTTCGTTCCTATCCTGCGAGTGACCGCGATCGAGCCCGGTTCGGTGACCCTGGCCACCGGCAGTGTGTCGCTGCGCCGGTTCGCGCAACGCCCCGGCGAGGTGCTGGTGCTCGGGCAGGTTTTGGAGACCAGGGTGCGCATCGACGATCCCGACCTGCCGCAGCTGGCCGGAATCGACGTCGTGGTGGTCGATCTGGGCATCGAACAGACCCGCACCAGGGACTGGATGGTCACGCGGGTCGCAGTGCGCCCGCAGCGCCGGCTCGGGCGGCGAAGCAACATCTACGCCGTCGACTGGCAGAACGTGCACGGCCTCACGCCGTCCGGGCTCGCGATGCCCGATCAGGGCGTGGCCTCGCTGCTCGAGCAGTTCGCCGGTCAGCGCGCGGTGGAGGTCGCCGAGGCACTGCGCGAGCTGCCTGCCAAGCGCCGCTACGAACTGTTCCGGGCACTCGACGACGAGCGTCTCGCCGACGTGCTGCAGGAGCTGCCCGAGGACGAGCAGGCCGAGGTGCTACGGCAGCTCAAGACCGAACGCGCGGCCGACGTGCTGGAGGCCATGGATCCCGACGACGCGGCCGACCTCCTCGGCACGATGACGCCCGCGGACGCCGAGGTGCTGCTGCGACGCATGGACCCCGAGGATTCCGAGGACGTCCGACGGCTGCTGAGCCACTCGCCCGACACCGCGGGCGGTTTGATGACGTCCGAACCCGTGGTGCTCGCACCCGACACCACGGTCGCCGAAGCCCTGGCCAGGGTCCGCGATCCCGACCTGACGCCCGCACTGGCGTCGCTGGCCTTCGTGGCCCGGCCGCCCACCGCCACGCCGACGGGCCGCTACCTGGGTTGTGTGCACCTGCAGCGGCTGCTGCGCGAACCCCCGGGCGAGCTGGTCAGCGGCATCGTGGACAACGATCTGCCGACGCTGGGCCCCGAGGACTCGCTCGCCGCGGTGACCCGCTTCTTCGCGGCCTACAACCTGGTGTGTGCCCCGGTCGTCGACGAGGAGAGTCACCTGCTGGGTGCGGTGTCGGTGGACGACGTCCTCGACCATCTGCTGCCCGACGACTGGCGGGAACGGGAAGAACCTGAGCTGCCGGTGGCGGGCTCATGAGTGAACTGTCGGCGCGCCAGCGGTTGGACACCCCGCGCGCGACCCGGGGTTTCGGGCTGCACTTCGACGTCGAGGCGGTCGGCCGGTTCAGCGAGTCCATCGCGCGGTTCCTCGGCACGGGGCGGTACCTGGCCATCCAGACGGTCGTCGTGGTGGTGTGGATCGCCCTGAACCTGTTCGCGGTGAGCCTGCAGTGGGATCCGTACCCGTTCATCCTGCTGAACCTGGCGTTTTCGACGCAGGCCGCATACGCCGCGCCGTTGATCCTGCTGGCGCAGAACCGCCAGGAGAACCGGGACCGGGTCTCGCTGGAAGAGGATCGGCGGCGCGCCGAGCAGACCAAGGCCGACACCGAATTCCTGGCCCGCGAACTCGCGGCGCTGCGTTTGGCGGTCGGCGAGGTGGCCACACGCGACTACCTCCGCCGCGAACTGGAGGAACTGCACGAGGCAATCAACGGGCTGCAGAAGCGGGCCAAACGCGGCGGCCGGTCCGGCAAAGCCGATGACCCGGAGCGCACCCCGAAAAGCAGTGACGCAGACGTCAGTGAACCATTGTCGCAACAGGACAACGAGAAGTAGGTATGGTGACTTGGTTCACAAGACGCTGGACGTCGGCAACCGATCAAAGGACGGCTAGGTGCGCGTAGGGGGAGGAGCGGCTTTCGCGGCCGCTCGGCGCCGTGCCGGCGACCTCGTGCGCACCCTCGGACAGTCCGCGCCGCACAGGCGTGGCGCCTTCGGCGTCGCCGTCCTGACGCCCGTCATCCTGGCCGGCGCCGTCGGCGCGTCTGCACCCACTCCGCACAGCGACGCCGCGGTGACCCCACTCGCCGCGGTCCAGCGGTCCCCCGACCGCGCGGGCCCATCGGTGATCGCGGCCGCCAAGGCACCCACCAAGTTCCACATCGCCGCGGCCGCGGTTTCCGCCCCGCCACCCGCCGCTGTGGTGAATTCACCTGGCGCCCTTGGCATTCCGGGCATGGCCTTGAAGGCCTACCGCAACGCCGAACGCATGATGGCGGCCGCCTACCCCGCGTGCGGCATCAGCTGGAACCTGCTGGCCGGAATCGGCCGCATCGAGTCCATGCACGCCAACGGCGGCGCCACCGACGCCACCGGCACCGCGGTCCGCCCGATCTACGGTCCCGCGCTGGACGGCACGCTGCCCGGCAACGAGGTCATCGTACAGAGTGCACAGGCGGGCCGGGTGACCTACGCCCGCGCGATGGGGCCCATGCAGTTCCTGCCCGGCACGTGGGCCAGGTACGCCTCGGACGGCGACGGTGACGGCAAGGCCGACGTGCAGAACGTGTTCGACGCATCCCTGGCCGCCGCACGCTACCTGTGCAGTGGAGGCCTGAACCTCCGCGACCAGTCCCAGGTGATGAGCGCGATCCTGCGCTACAACAACTCCGTGGCCTATGCGCGCAACGTGCTGGGCTGGGCGGCGGCGTACGCGACGGGCGTGGTCCCCGTCGACCTGCCGCCCATCACGGGAACCATCCCGGCGATCGGGGACGCGCACCTGGACAACCCGGAGGGCCTCGGACCGGGACTGCCGGCCAACGCTCTCGGCCTTCCGGTCGGCGATCCGCTGGCCCTCATCCCGGTGCTCGGCCCCAACGACGCCGCAAGCCGGGTTCCCGCAACCAACGTGCCCGGATTCGCGCCCGGCCAGGTGCTCGGCCCGCTTCCGGGGCCCGCGCAGGCCGTCCCGCCGACCCAACCCGCCGCGCCACCGCCGTGGACTCCGCCATGGGAGCAACCCAAGACCCCGGAGTGCGTCGTGTTCTGCCTGGGCGAACAAGCACCGCCACCGCCGGCGCAGCCTGCTCCCCCGGCCGGGTTGCCGCCCGCGGGTCCGCCACCACCGGGTGCGCCTGCCCCCGGTCCGATGCCCGCGGTGCTCGGGCCTGCGCCCGGCCCGGCCCCGGGACCGGCCTGACGTCGGTCAGCCGTCTGTGCTGAGGTTTTTCGGTGCGCCGTAGACTCAGCGGTGATGTCCGAATCTGCCACCGAGCTGCAAGCCGCGGTCCGTGCTGCACTGGCCAAGGTGATCGACCCTGAGCTGCGCCGTCCGATCACCGACCTCGGCATGGTCAAGAGCGTCTCCATCGAGCCCGATCACGGCGTGTCGGTCGAGATCTACCTGACCACCGCGGCCTGCCCGAAGAAGAACGAGATCGCCGAGCTGGTCTCGGCCGCGGTCACCGACGTGCCCGGTACCGGAGCGGTCAAGGTCGGCCTCGACGTCATGAACGACGAGCAGCGCGCCGAGCTGCGCAAGATGCTGCGCGGCGATTCCCGCGAGCCGGTGATCCCGTTCGCCCAACCCAACTCGCTGACCCGGGTGTACGCCGTGGCGTCCGGCAAGGGTGGCGTCGGCAAGTCCAGTGTCACGGTCAACCTGGCCGCGGCGA
Proteins encoded:
- a CDS encoding DUF4190 domain-containing protein: MTTPPEEPAPRFGGVEYPALEHAHPADPLAPVDYPASAGLPPPVYPAAPGYPGAGYPPAQPGYPYAPAQPYGPYRQQPPPGTSGMAIAALVCSVLGFLSCLTGTVGLVLGIIAMRETKRTGQQGYGMALAATIIGGLLTALLVLFLLAGVISGLSSA
- a CDS encoding DUF1003 domain-containing protein — encoded protein: MSELSARQRLDTPRATRGFGLHFDVEAVGRFSESIARFLGTGRYLAIQTVVVVVWIALNLFAVSLQWDPYPFILLNLAFSTQAAYAAPLILLAQNRQENRDRVSLEEDRRRAEQTKADTEFLARELAALRLAVGEVATRDYLRRELEELHEAINGLQKRAKRGGRSGKADDPERTPKSSDADVSEPLSQQDNEK
- a CDS encoding DUF4190 domain-containing protein; this translates as MTNPDGYSGDQPASEAGAGPSEPSSSGYEAPPIEQSQDQPQTAQTQPSYDTPPASEPPPTYSAGSDYSPPSDYSVPPAYQTPYSAEPPTPPTGYAPPGGYPPPPAPGAYPPPPPAGAYPPPPGSYPPPPAGYPPPPAPGYGGYPGAYPTGYDMAPSNPNNGMAIGSLVASVLGVPFMFFCFSGFVPALVGVVLGIVALNQIKTTGQSGRGLAIAGIAVGAVILLLGLIILGFVVLSASTSSPTY
- a CDS encoding magnesium transporter MgtE N-terminal domain-containing protein, coding for MAAVNRVYAARLAGMVVLGPDGESIGRVRDVVISISIVRHQPRVLGLVVELLTRRRIFVPILRVTAIEPGSVTLATGSVSLRRFAQRPGEVLVLGQVLETRVRIDDPDLPQLAGIDVVVVDLGIEQTRTRDWMVTRVAVRPQRRLGRRSNIYAVDWQNVHGLTPSGLAMPDQGVASLLEQFAGQRAVEVAEALRELPAKRRYELFRALDDERLADVLQELPEDEQAEVLRQLKTERAADVLEAMDPDDAADLLGTMTPADAEVLLRRMDPEDSEDVRRLLSHSPDTAGGLMTSEPVVLAPDTTVAEALARVRDPDLTPALASLAFVARPPTATPTGRYLGCVHLQRLLREPPGELVSGIVDNDLPTLGPEDSLAAVTRFFAAYNLVCAPVVDEESHLLGAVSVDDVLDHLLPDDWREREEPELPVAGS
- a CDS encoding general stress protein translates to MTSPFQPGQAPGAAAGAPMRGALPTPPKGWPIGSYPTYAEAQRAVDYLSDQQFPVQQVTIVGVDLMQVERVTGRLSWPKVLGGGVLSGAWLGLFIGLILGFFSPNPWSALLTGLVAGVFFGLITSAIPYAMARGTRDFSSTMQLVAGRYDVLCDPQGAEQGRDLLARLTI
- a CDS encoding HpcH/HpaI aldolase/citrate lyase family protein: MDNTYRPRRTCLSVPGSNPRMIEKAKGLPADEVFLDLEDAVAPDAKAHARSQVAEALACDGWAGQLRGVRVNDWTTPWTYADVIEVVSKAGASLDLIVLPKVTEVAHVQALDLLLTQLETTHGLPVGRIGIEPQIEDARGLTNVDAIAAGPRVQALVLGPGDMAASLNMRTLEVGGQPEGYDLGDAHHHVLMRILVAARSRGVNAIDGPYVKVRDVDGFRRVAGRSAALGYDGKWVLHPDQIVAGNEIFSPRQADYDHAELILEAYEWHTSGAGGARGAVMLGDEMIDEASRKMALVVAAKGRAAGMTRQAPRFEPPGDR
- a CDS encoding lytic transglycosylase domain-containing protein; amino-acid sequence: MRVGGGAAFAAARRRAGDLVRTLGQSAPHRRGAFGVAVLTPVILAGAVGASAPTPHSDAAVTPLAAVQRSPDRAGPSVIAAAKAPTKFHIAAAAVSAPPPAAVVNSPGALGIPGMALKAYRNAERMMAAAYPACGISWNLLAGIGRIESMHANGGATDATGTAVRPIYGPALDGTLPGNEVIVQSAQAGRVTYARAMGPMQFLPGTWARYASDGDGDGKADVQNVFDASLAAARYLCSGGLNLRDQSQVMSAILRYNNSVAYARNVLGWAAAYATGVVPVDLPPITGTIPAIGDAHLDNPEGLGPGLPANALGLPVGDPLALIPVLGPNDAASRVPATNVPGFAPGQVLGPLPGPAQAVPPTQPAAPPPWTPPWEQPKTPECVVFCLGEQAPPPPAQPAPPAGLPPAGPPPPGAPAPGPMPAVLGPAPGPAPGPA